From one Catenuloplanes nepalensis genomic stretch:
- a CDS encoding DNA gyrase/topoisomerase IV subunit B — MTAQPETLYGAADLTHLEGLDAVRKRPGMYIGSTDSRGVNHLFNEIVDNSTDEGVAGFATRVKVTLHEDGSVQVDDDGRGIPTDTHAKSGMSGVELVMTRLHAGGKFGGSGYKTSGGLHGVGASAVNALSLRFDVTVRRDGKIHEISFRHGVAGEFHGPGPDAQFTAASGLRVTGRMKRGEPTGTSIRYWYDARYFEAGAALDVEAVRTKLRNTAFLVPGVSYVLRDANVDPMSGTGTEEFHFPNGLADMVDFLAPSSEKPVSGTLMINGTGSYRENAADENGVMRSNVERTAEIEISFRWGTGYERTVECFTNTIRNVHGGTHRKGFERAAVRALVEAVKNTRGLLKPKEEPPVLDDVLEGMTAVIHVRVPEPQFTSQTKDELSTAGITRVVQQVVEARLKDWVQDKKTKVEARTVLQKIVDAGRVRLTQKQQKDAARRKTALEGASMPAKLVDCRSTGVGRSELFIVEGDSALGTARMARSSEYQALLPIRGKILNVQKASLQQVLDNAECSAIVQVLGAGSGRTFDVSSMRYGRILIMADADVDGSHIRTLLITLFAKYMRPVIEAGRLYAAMPPLHKITTKGRSPQTIYTYTQPEMTNTVARLTRSGKQVVTPIPRFKGLGEMDADELWDTTMNPASRAVRRITLLDVDAAERTLELLMGEKVEPRKNWLINSSDRVDRDAIDA; from the coding sequence GTGACTGCACAGCCCGAGACCCTGTACGGGGCAGCCGACCTCACCCACCTCGAGGGGCTGGACGCGGTCCGTAAGCGCCCCGGCATGTATATCGGGTCCACCGACAGCCGTGGCGTGAACCACCTGTTCAACGAGATCGTCGACAACTCGACGGACGAGGGCGTGGCCGGCTTCGCCACCCGCGTCAAGGTGACGCTGCACGAGGACGGCTCCGTGCAGGTCGACGACGACGGCCGCGGCATCCCGACCGACACGCACGCGAAGTCCGGCATGTCCGGCGTCGAGCTGGTGATGACCCGGCTGCACGCGGGCGGCAAGTTCGGCGGCTCCGGCTACAAGACCTCCGGCGGCCTGCACGGCGTGGGCGCGTCCGCGGTCAACGCGCTGTCGCTGCGCTTCGACGTGACCGTGCGGCGGGACGGGAAGATCCACGAGATCTCCTTCCGGCACGGCGTGGCCGGCGAGTTCCACGGCCCGGGGCCGGATGCGCAGTTCACCGCCGCGTCCGGCCTGCGCGTGACCGGCAGGATGAAGCGCGGCGAGCCGACCGGCACCAGTATTCGGTACTGGTACGACGCCCGTTATTTCGAGGCCGGCGCCGCGCTGGACGTCGAGGCGGTCCGCACCAAGCTGCGCAACACCGCGTTCCTGGTCCCCGGCGTGAGCTACGTGCTCCGCGACGCGAACGTGGACCCGATGTCCGGTACCGGCACCGAGGAGTTCCACTTCCCGAACGGGCTGGCCGACATGGTCGACTTCCTGGCCCCATCCAGCGAGAAGCCGGTCTCCGGCACGCTGATGATCAACGGCACGGGGTCGTACCGGGAGAACGCCGCGGACGAGAACGGCGTCATGCGGTCGAACGTGGAACGCACCGCCGAGATCGAGATCTCGTTCCGCTGGGGGACCGGCTACGAGCGCACGGTCGAGTGCTTCACCAACACGATCCGCAACGTGCACGGCGGCACCCACCGCAAGGGCTTCGAGCGGGCCGCGGTCCGCGCGCTGGTCGAGGCCGTGAAGAACACCCGCGGCCTGCTCAAGCCGAAGGAGGAGCCGCCGGTCCTGGACGACGTGCTGGAGGGGATGACCGCGGTCATCCACGTGCGCGTGCCGGAGCCGCAGTTCACCTCGCAGACCAAGGACGAGCTCTCCACGGCCGGCATCACCCGGGTGGTGCAGCAGGTCGTCGAGGCGCGCCTGAAGGACTGGGTGCAGGACAAGAAGACCAAGGTCGAGGCGCGGACGGTCCTGCAGAAGATCGTCGACGCGGGCCGGGTGCGGCTCACCCAGAAGCAGCAGAAGGACGCGGCCCGGCGCAAGACCGCGCTGGAGGGCGCGTCGATGCCGGCCAAGCTGGTCGACTGCCGCTCCACCGGCGTGGGCCGCAGCGAGCTGTTCATCGTCGAGGGCGACAGCGCGCTCGGCACCGCCCGGATGGCGCGCAGCTCGGAATACCAGGCGCTGCTGCCGATCCGCGGCAAGATCCTCAACGTGCAGAAGGCGAGCCTGCAGCAGGTCCTGGACAACGCGGAGTGCTCCGCGATCGTGCAGGTGCTCGGCGCCGGCTCCGGGCGCACGTTCGACGTGAGCTCGATGCGCTACGGCCGGATCCTGATCATGGCGGACGCGGACGTCGACGGCTCGCACATCCGCACGCTGCTGATCACGCTGTTCGCCAAGTACATGCGGCCGGTGATCGAGGCCGGCCGGCTCTACGCCGCGATGCCGCCGCTCCACAAGATCACCACCAAGGGCCGCTCCCCGCAGACCATCTACACGTACACGCAGCCGGAGATGACCAACACGGTCGCGCGGCTGACCAGGTCCGGCAAGCAGGTCGTCACGCCGATCCCGCGATTCAAGGGCCTCGGCGAGATGGACGCGGACGAGCTGTGGGACACCACGATGAACCCGGCCTCGCGCGCGGTCCGCCGGATCACGCTTCTGGATGTCGACGCCGCGGAGCGCACGCTCGAACTGCTGATGGGCGAGAAGGTCGAGCCCCGCAAGAACTGGTTGATCAACTCTTCCGACCGCGTCGACCGCGACGCCATCGACGCCTGA
- a CDS encoding DUF2087 domain-containing protein: MSEPDDAAVRTFVRDGRLTAMPSRLTRRRAVLDHLTRASFESGRRYREPEVNDILRAWCDGVPGVDHVAIRRYLIDLDILAREDGLYWRAYEA; this comes from the coding sequence GTGTCAGAGCCCGACGACGCTGCCGTCCGCACGTTCGTGCGCGACGGCCGCCTGACCGCCATGCCGAGCAGGCTGACCCGCCGCCGCGCCGTGCTCGATCACCTCACCCGCGCCTCCTTCGAGTCCGGCCGGCGCTATCGCGAACCGGAGGTCAACGACATCCTCCGTGCCTGGTGCGACGGGGTGCCGGGGGTGGATCACGTGGCGATCCGCCGATACCTGATCGACCTGGACATCCTGGCGCGCGAGGACGGACTCTACTGGCGCGCCTACGAGGCGTGA
- a CDS encoding response regulator transcription factor: protein MAAQRTILVVEDERTIADAVAARLRAEGFAVHCASDGPGAVEAARRIGPDAVVLDVMLPGFDGLEVCRRLQAERPVPVLMLTARDDETDLLVGLAVGADDYLTKPFSMRELTARVHALLRRMTKASAGEPPIVLGDLEINRAERRVTRNGVEAHLTPTEFDLLVHLAGRPRTVLPRERLLADVWGWADASGTRTVDSHIKGLRRKLGADLIRTVHGVGYALEVDR, encoded by the coding sequence ATGGCCGCACAACGGACGATTCTGGTCGTCGAGGACGAGCGCACGATCGCGGACGCGGTCGCCGCCCGCCTGCGCGCCGAGGGTTTCGCAGTGCACTGCGCCTCCGACGGCCCCGGCGCGGTCGAGGCCGCCCGCCGGATCGGCCCGGACGCCGTGGTGCTGGACGTGATGCTCCCCGGCTTCGACGGCCTCGAGGTGTGCCGCCGGCTACAGGCCGAACGCCCGGTGCCGGTGCTGATGCTCACCGCGCGTGACGACGAGACGGACCTGCTGGTCGGGCTCGCGGTCGGCGCGGACGACTACCTGACCAAGCCGTTCTCGATGCGCGAGCTGACCGCGCGGGTGCACGCGCTGCTGCGCCGGATGACCAAGGCCTCGGCCGGCGAGCCGCCCATCGTGCTCGGCGACCTGGAGATCAACCGGGCCGAGCGCCGGGTCACCCGCAACGGCGTCGAGGCGCACCTGACGCCGACCGAGTTCGACCTGCTGGTGCACCTGGCCGGCCGGCCGCGCACGGTGCTGCCCCGGGAGCGTCTGCTGGCCGACGTCTGGGGCTGGGCCGACGCGTCCGGCACCCGGACCGTGGACAGCCACATCAAGGGCCTGCGCCGCAAACTCGGCGCCGACCTGATCAGGACCGTGCACGGCGTCGGCTACGCCTTGGAGGTCGACCGGTGA